A window of Buteo buteo chromosome 28, bButBut1.hap1.1, whole genome shotgun sequence contains these coding sequences:
- the GPR85 gene encoding putative G-protein coupled receptor 85: MANYSHAADNILQNLSPLTAFLKLTSLGFIIGVSVVGNLLISILLVKDKTLHRAPYYFLLDLCCSDILRSAICFPFVFTSVKNGSTWTYGTLTCKVIAFLGVLSCFHTAFMLFCISVTRYLAIAHHRFYTKRLTFWTCLAVICMVWTLSVAMAFPPVLDVGTYSFIREEDQCTFQHRSFRANDSLGFMLLLALILLATQLVYLKLIFFVHDRRKMKPVQFVAAVSQNWTFHGPGASGQAAANWLAGFGRGPTPPTLLGIRQNANTTGRRRLLVLDEFKMEKRISRMFYIMTFLFLTLWGPYLVACYWRVFARGPVVPGGFLTAAVWMSFAQAGINPFVCIFSNRELRRCFSTTLLYCRKSRLPREPYCVI, encoded by the coding sequence ATGGCGAACTACAGCCATGCAGCTGAcaacattttacaaaatctCTCTCCTTTAACAGCCTTTCTGAAACTGACTTCACTGGGTTTCATAATAGGAGTCAGTGTGGTGGGTAACCTTCTGATCTCCATTTTGCTAGTCAAAGATAAGACCTTGCATAGAGCTCCTTACTACTTCCTGTTGGATCTTTGCTGCTCAGATATCCTCAGATCTGCAATTTGTTTCCCATTTGTTTTCACCTCTGTAAAAAATGGCTCTACTTGGACGTATGGGACTCTTACTTGCAAAGTGATTGcctttttgggggttttgtccTGCTTTCACACTGCTTTCATGTTATTCTGCATAAGCGTCACCAGATACTTAGCTATTGCCCACCACCGTTTTTATACGAAAAGGCTGACCTTCTGGACTTGTTTGGCCGTTATCTGTATGGTGTGGACCCTCTCTGTAGCCATGGCTTTTCCCCCAGTTTTAGATGTGGGCACCTACTCGTTCATTAGGGAGGAAGACCAATGCACTTTCCAGCATCGTTCCTTCAGGGCTAATGATTCCTTGGGATTTATGCTTCTTCTTGCCCTTATCCTCCTAGCCACACAGCTTGTCTACCTCAAGCTGATATTTTTTGTTCACGATCGCAGGAAAATGAAGCCAGTCCAGTTTGTTGCAGCAGTGAGCCAGAACTGGACTTTTCATGGTCCTGGAGCGAGTGGTCAAGCAGCTGCTAATTGGCTGGCTGGATTTGGAAGGGGTCCCACACCTCCAACCTTGTTGGGAATCAGGCAAAACGCGAACACCACAGGCAGGAGAAGGCTACTGGTTTTAGATGAGTTCAAAATGGAGAAGAGAATCAGCAGAATGTTCTACATCATGACATTCCTCTTTCTGACCTTGTGGGGTCCCTATTTGGTAGCCTGTTACTGGAGAGTTTTTGCAAGAGGGCCTGTAGTACCAGGGGGATTTCTAACGGCCGCTGTCTGGATGAGTTTTGCCCAAGCTGGAATCAATCCTTTTGTCTGCATTTTCTCCAACAGGGAGCTGAGGCGCTGTTTCAGCACAACCCTTCTTTACTGCAGAAAATCCAGGTTACCAAGGGAACCTTACTGTGTTATATGA